One window from the genome of Pseudonocardia hierapolitana encodes:
- a CDS encoding thiamine pyrophosphate-dependent enzyme, whose amino-acid sequence MTTVAAAVADLLAEAGARRCYTVPGESFLSLIDEVDRHAELRLVSVRHESGAAFMADADARLTGVPAVAMASRGPGSSNLAIGVHTAHQDSTPMIVLLGQVDSQLRGREAFQEVDLTAFYGPITKWAVTAERAEDVPGLVEQGWRIATSGRPGPVAIAIPSDFVDAEAELQHGHLHATSLHEGGHAAITAEELATRLLAAQRPVAIAGEGARPARDLLVAAAERFGIGVCTSFRRQDAFPVDHPNFLGHLALATPDATVDAVAGADLLLVVGTRLDEVTTQRYRLPAPGTEVVPVGRYGIGGIDADPADVLAALARWGGPDRRVDWSQVHAAVDAWSTPPKVDADAGVHPAAVIAALHRHLPHDGIVTNDAGNFAAFLHRYWRFPPTTTQLAPVNGAMGYAVPAAVAAAVAAPERTAVAVVGDGGVLMTGQEIETAVRLGAPVVVLVMQNGMYGTIAMHQARDLGRTSGVEIGAVDLVRWAEGLGAAAYGVTEAGELDEALHRAVTGRRPAVVAVRTDPDIITPTATLAGLLERVPV is encoded by the coding sequence GTGACGACCGTCGCCGCAGCCGTGGCCGACCTGCTCGCCGAAGCGGGCGCGCGCCGCTGCTACACCGTGCCCGGGGAGTCGTTCCTCAGCCTGATCGACGAGGTGGACCGGCATGCCGAGCTCCGGTTGGTGTCGGTGCGACATGAATCCGGCGCGGCGTTCATGGCTGACGCCGACGCCCGGCTGACGGGTGTCCCGGCGGTGGCGATGGCGAGCCGCGGCCCGGGTTCGTCGAACCTCGCGATCGGCGTCCACACCGCTCACCAGGACTCCACACCCATGATCGTGCTGCTCGGGCAGGTCGACTCGCAGCTGCGCGGGCGCGAGGCGTTCCAGGAGGTCGACCTCACCGCCTTCTACGGTCCGATCACCAAGTGGGCCGTCACCGCCGAGCGCGCCGAGGACGTGCCCGGGCTGGTGGAGCAGGGCTGGCGGATCGCGACGTCCGGCCGCCCCGGCCCCGTCGCGATCGCGATACCGAGCGACTTCGTGGACGCGGAGGCCGAGTTGCAGCATGGCCACCTCCATGCCACGTCATTGCATGAAGGTGGCCATGCTGCAATCACGGCGGAGGAGCTCGCCACGCGCCTGCTGGCGGCCCAGCGGCCGGTCGCCATCGCCGGGGAAGGCGCCCGCCCGGCCCGCGACCTCCTCGTGGCCGCGGCCGAGCGCTTCGGCATCGGTGTCTGCACGTCGTTCCGCCGCCAGGACGCCTTCCCGGTGGACCACCCGAACTTCCTGGGCCACCTCGCGCTCGCCACCCCCGACGCCACGGTGGACGCCGTGGCCGGTGCCGACCTGCTGCTCGTCGTCGGCACGCGGCTCGACGAGGTCACGACACAGCGCTACCGGTTGCCGGCACCGGGGACCGAGGTCGTCCCGGTCGGCCGGTACGGCATCGGCGGGATCGACGCCGATCCGGCCGACGTGCTGGCGGCGCTCGCGCGCTGGGGCGGACCGGACCGGCGGGTGGACTGGTCGCAGGTGCACGCGGCCGTCGACGCCTGGTCGACGCCTCCCAAGGTGGACGCCGACGCGGGCGTGCACCCGGCCGCGGTCATCGCCGCCCTGCACCGGCACCTCCCCCACGACGGAATCGTCACGAACGACGCCGGCAACTTCGCCGCGTTCCTGCACCGCTACTGGCGCTTCCCACCGACCACCACCCAGCTGGCGCCCGTGAACGGCGCGATGGGCTACGCCGTGCCCGCGGCGGTGGCGGCGGCCGTGGCCGCGCCCGAGCGGACCGCGGTGGCGGTGGTCGGCGACGGCGGCGTCCTCATGACGGGCCAGGAGATCGAGACGGCGGTGCGGCTCGGCGCGCCCGTGGTCGTCCTCGTGATGCAGAACGGGATGTACGGGACGATCGCGATGCACCAGGCCCGTGACCTGGGCCGGACGTCCGGCGTCGAGATCGGCGCCGTCGACCTCGTGCGGTGGGCCGAGGGACTGGGCGCCGCCGCGTACGGCGTCACCGAGGCCGGCGAGCTGGACGAGGCGCTCCACCGCGCCGTCACCGGCCGGCGGCCGGCGGTGGTGGCCGTCCGGACCGACCCGGACATCATCACGCCGACGGCGACGCTCGCCGGCCTGCTCGAGCGGGTGCCGGTGTGA
- a CDS encoding TIGR03619 family F420-dependent LLM class oxidoreductase has product MKLGIALPTAGPSVSADVISTVAETAERIGLDSVWTFERLLSPTAGGQMNGRVVPLPDAYNSVFSPLEVLAFAAARTSRVTLGTSIVVALLHNPADLARRFATRDRLSGGRVVAGLGQGWMAQEFEAAGVPLSSRGPRFTEFIEALRAVWGPDPVSYEGGFYRIQPSNIGPKPVRAGGPPIIAGAASPGGIRRAAHLGLGLNRVWFGWEALEGSVQAFRAAAAEAGHDPATLPVVVRVNQFPAAEPTADGASPTGSPEQIAEAIPRLERIGVTELLWNFAEGPVEEQLPRLAELAGAPA; this is encoded by the coding sequence GTGAAGCTCGGCATCGCACTCCCCACCGCAGGTCCCAGCGTGAGCGCCGACGTGATCAGCACGGTGGCCGAGACAGCAGAACGCATCGGTCTCGACTCCGTGTGGACGTTCGAGCGGCTGCTGTCGCCCACGGCGGGTGGGCAGATGAACGGGCGGGTCGTGCCGCTGCCGGACGCGTACAACTCGGTGTTCTCCCCGCTGGAGGTGCTGGCCTTCGCCGCGGCGCGCACCAGCCGGGTCACCCTCGGCACCAGCATCGTGGTCGCCCTGCTGCACAACCCGGCCGACCTCGCCCGCCGCTTCGCCACGCGCGACCGGCTCAGCGGCGGCCGCGTCGTCGCCGGGCTGGGGCAGGGGTGGATGGCCCAGGAGTTCGAGGCCGCCGGTGTGCCGCTGAGCAGCCGTGGGCCCCGGTTCACCGAGTTCATCGAGGCGCTGCGCGCGGTGTGGGGGCCGGATCCGGTCTCCTACGAGGGCGGCTTCTACCGGATCCAGCCGTCGAACATCGGCCCCAAGCCCGTCCGGGCGGGCGGCCCGCCGATCATCGCCGGCGCCGCGTCGCCGGGCGGGATCCGGCGTGCCGCGCACCTCGGGCTCGGCCTGAATCGGGTGTGGTTCGGCTGGGAGGCCCTCGAAGGCTCGGTGCAGGCGTTCCGGGCCGCGGCTGCCGAGGCCGGCCACGACCCGGCGACGCTCCCGGTGGTCGTGCGGGTCAACCAGTTCCCTGCGGCCGAACCCACCGCCGACGGCGCGTCGCCGACCGGTTCACCCGAGCAGATCGCCGAGGCGATCCCGCGGCTGGAACGGATCGGCGTCACGGAGCTGCTCTGGAACTTCGCGGAGGGCCCGGTGGAGGAGCAGCTCCCACGGCTCGCCGAGCTGGCCGGAGCCCCGGCCTGA
- a CDS encoding ribonuclease activity regulator RraA has translation MTTDTVDAGTLAALRTVSTATVTTQLMARGLRNTFLHGLRPLNPAQTRMVGEAFTLRCIPSREDVDTLSVFQDYDHPQRKAVETVPAGAVLVVDARRQTRAASLGHILATRLLRRGVAGFVTDGSVRDSEGFAGLALPTFAAGAAATTNLAQHHAVDLNVPIGCAEVPVYPGDIMVGDHDGVVCVPRHLAAEVAAAAVEQERLEEFVLEKIESGAPLRGTYPPDETTLAEFRSRG, from the coding sequence ATGACGACCGACACCGTGGACGCAGGCACGCTCGCGGCGCTGCGCACCGTCAGCACCGCGACGGTGACCACCCAGCTGATGGCGCGCGGCCTGCGCAACACGTTCCTGCACGGCCTCCGGCCGCTCAACCCCGCGCAGACCCGGATGGTCGGAGAGGCGTTCACGCTGCGCTGCATCCCGTCGCGCGAGGACGTGGACACGCTGTCGGTCTTCCAGGACTACGACCACCCGCAGCGCAAGGCCGTCGAGACCGTGCCGGCCGGCGCCGTGCTCGTCGTCGACGCCCGGCGCCAGACGCGGGCGGCGTCGCTCGGCCACATCCTCGCCACGCGGCTGCTGCGCCGCGGGGTGGCCGGGTTCGTCACCGACGGCTCGGTGCGCGACAGCGAGGGGTTCGCCGGGCTGGCGCTGCCGACGTTCGCGGCGGGCGCGGCGGCCACCACCAACCTCGCCCAGCACCACGCGGTGGACCTGAACGTGCCGATCGGCTGCGCCGAGGTGCCCGTCTACCCGGGCGACATCATGGTCGGCGACCACGACGGCGTCGTCTGCGTACCGCGGCACCTGGCGGCCGAGGTGGCCGCAGCGGCCGTCGAGCAGGAGAGGCTCGAGGAGTTCGTGCTCGAGAAGATCGAGTCCGGGGCGCCGCTCCGCGGCACGTACCCTCCGGACGAGACGACACTGGCCGAGTTCCGAAGCCGCGGCTAG
- the glgX gene encoding glycogen debranching protein GlgX, translated as MEIWPGSPYPLGANYDGSGTNFAIFSEVAERVELCLFDENGRETRVDLPEREVLIWHGYLPRVRPGQRYGYRVHGPYDPQAGLRCNPAKLLLDPYSKAIDGKVRWDAALFSYRFGEPRSLNSTDSAPFMPRSVVVNPFFDWTGDRTLRIPYHETVIYEAHVKGMTMTHPDIPEEIRGTYSGLVHPVMIKHLKGLGVTAIELMPVHEFVHDHALQERGLSNYWGYNTIGFFAPHNEYASFGTRGEQVQEFKTMVKQFHRAGIEVILDVVYNHTAEGSHLGPTLSFRGIDNLNYYRVVHDQPEFYYDTTGTGNSLNVRAHESLRLIMDSLRYWVLEMHVDGFRFDLAAALAREFHAVDRLAAFFDLVNQDPVVSQVKLIAEPWDVGEGGYQVGGFPSLWTEWNGKYRDTVRDFWRGEPASLGEFASRFTGSSDLYEKDNRLPIASINFVTAHDGFTLNDLVSYNEKHNEANGEDNRDGESHNRSWNHGVEGPTDDGAVHALRERQKRNFIATLLLSQGVPMLAHGDEFGRTQHGNNNVYCQDNGLAWVDWSMARENSVLTDFVSQVAALRREHPVFRRRRFFQGRPIRGSSIEDIAWLRPDGQPMSEEDWNTGFARSLAVYLNGEGIPEHDEIGRRVVDDSFLLLFNAHHQAVAFTLPGEAYGRIWSIVLDTADPLRARARRRERDARPGGRLRIAARSLMVLRKHY; from the coding sequence GTGGAGATCTGGCCCGGTTCGCCGTACCCGCTGGGTGCCAACTACGACGGGAGCGGCACGAACTTCGCGATCTTCTCCGAGGTCGCGGAGCGCGTCGAACTCTGTCTGTTCGACGAGAACGGTCGGGAGACCCGCGTCGACCTCCCCGAGCGCGAGGTGCTCATCTGGCACGGGTACCTGCCGCGGGTGCGGCCGGGGCAGCGCTACGGGTACCGCGTGCACGGCCCGTACGACCCGCAGGCCGGCCTGCGGTGCAACCCGGCGAAGCTCCTGCTGGACCCGTACTCCAAGGCGATCGACGGGAAGGTGCGCTGGGACGCGGCCCTCTTCTCCTACCGGTTCGGCGAGCCGCGTTCGCTCAACTCCACGGACTCGGCGCCGTTCATGCCGCGGTCCGTGGTGGTGAACCCGTTCTTCGACTGGACGGGGGACCGGACGCTGCGCATCCCGTACCACGAGACCGTGATCTACGAGGCGCACGTCAAGGGCATGACGATGACGCACCCCGACATCCCCGAGGAGATCAGGGGGACGTACTCGGGGCTCGTCCACCCGGTGATGATCAAACACCTCAAGGGCCTCGGCGTCACCGCGATCGAGCTCATGCCGGTGCACGAGTTCGTCCACGACCACGCGCTGCAGGAGCGCGGCCTGTCGAACTACTGGGGCTACAACACGATCGGATTCTTCGCCCCGCACAACGAGTACGCGTCCTTCGGCACCCGCGGCGAGCAGGTGCAGGAGTTCAAGACGATGGTCAAGCAGTTCCACCGGGCCGGCATCGAGGTGATCCTCGACGTCGTCTACAACCACACCGCCGAGGGCAGCCACCTCGGCCCGACGCTGTCGTTCCGCGGCATCGACAACCTCAACTACTACCGCGTGGTGCACGACCAGCCGGAGTTCTACTACGACACCACGGGCACGGGGAACAGCCTCAACGTCCGCGCCCACGAGTCGCTGCGCCTGATCATGGACTCATTGCGGTACTGGGTGCTCGAGATGCACGTCGACGGCTTCCGCTTCGACCTCGCCGCGGCGCTGGCCAGGGAGTTCCACGCGGTCGACCGGCTCGCGGCGTTCTTCGACCTGGTCAACCAGGATCCGGTCGTCAGCCAGGTCAAGCTGATCGCCGAGCCGTGGGACGTGGGCGAGGGTGGCTACCAGGTGGGCGGCTTCCCCTCCCTGTGGACCGAGTGGAACGGCAAGTACCGCGACACGGTGCGCGACTTCTGGCGCGGCGAGCCGGCCAGCCTCGGCGAGTTCGCCTCGCGCTTCACCGGCTCGTCCGACCTGTACGAGAAGGACAACCGGCTCCCGATCGCGTCCATCAACTTCGTCACGGCACATGACGGGTTCACCCTGAACGACCTCGTCTCCTACAACGAGAAGCACAACGAGGCCAACGGCGAGGACAACCGGGACGGGGAGAGCCACAACAGGTCGTGGAACCACGGCGTGGAGGGCCCCACCGACGACGGAGCTGTCCACGCGCTCCGGGAGCGGCAAAAGCGCAACTTCATCGCGACGCTGCTGCTGTCGCAGGGCGTGCCGATGCTCGCCCACGGCGACGAGTTCGGCCGCACGCAGCACGGCAACAACAACGTGTACTGCCAGGACAACGGGCTCGCGTGGGTGGACTGGTCGATGGCACGGGAGAACTCGGTGCTCACCGACTTCGTCTCCCAGGTGGCGGCGCTCCGTCGGGAGCACCCGGTCTTCCGGAGGCGCCGGTTCTTCCAGGGGCGGCCGATCCGCGGCTCGAGCATCGAGGACATCGCCTGGCTCCGTCCCGACGGGCAGCCGATGAGCGAGGAGGACTGGAACACCGGGTTCGCCCGCTCGCTGGCCGTCTATCTCAACGGGGAGGGCATCCCCGAGCACGACGAGATCGGCCGCCGCGTCGTCGACGATTCCTTCCTGCTGCTGTTCAACGCCCACCACCAGGCCGTTGCGTTCACGCTGCCCGGTGAGGCGTACGGCCGCATCTGGTCGATCGTCCTCGACACCGCCGACCCGCTGCGGGCCAGGGCCCGCAGGCGGGAGCGGGACGCGCGGCCGGGTGGCAGGCTCCGCATCGCAGCCCGCTCACTGATGGTGCTGCGCAAGCACTACTGA
- a CDS encoding Nramp family divalent metal transporter — protein MPRSLDDEENTMTERPGTAAPPADNFLAYLRAFGPGIVVALSWVGTGDLIDNSVAGGNYGYALLWVLPLSLVFRFVFVNALGKYPLYNVQQDPSIVRGIARTHPAFGWLMLVSFVLYTHILLAFTLSGVGVALEGLFGGLPTFWWAVIGALSVFAVTLKGAYRLIERIFKVILALMVLTFVVGIALVGINWGELAKGFAFELPPQQGLFDSGLVASSLVLATLGSMANLFYPEFLREKGWTTPAHRRVQQYDLLFGTVVVLFLGVAVWAIGAEVLFGKQGVSEAGDIASALGTAVGPVGPYIFYLGLLGAAWTTVAGSLFALAKMVVEALHVVRPARAERFAGTRAADPAYRWVIVWGLLAVVWSLPHAPGFVALVVVSHVLTSPFLLLIVFALIVMLNREDIMGRYTNSWKENAGLGLVAVFVAVAAVQGIGKAVGELFS, from the coding sequence ATGCCCCGTTCACTCGACGACGAGGAGAACACGATGACCGAGCGGCCGGGAACGGCGGCCCCTCCTGCGGACAACTTCCTCGCCTATCTGCGGGCGTTCGGCCCCGGGATCGTCGTGGCGCTGAGCTGGGTGGGCACCGGCGACCTGATCGACAACTCGGTGGCGGGCGGCAACTACGGCTACGCGCTGCTGTGGGTGCTGCCGCTCTCGCTGGTGTTCCGCTTCGTGTTCGTCAACGCGCTGGGCAAGTACCCGCTCTACAACGTGCAGCAGGATCCGAGCATCGTGCGCGGCATCGCACGGACGCACCCGGCCTTCGGCTGGCTGATGCTCGTGTCGTTCGTGCTCTACACCCACATCCTGCTGGCGTTCACCCTGAGCGGGGTCGGTGTCGCGCTGGAGGGCCTGTTCGGCGGGCTCCCCACGTTCTGGTGGGCGGTGATCGGGGCGCTGTCGGTCTTCGCCGTCACCCTCAAGGGCGCGTACCGGCTGATCGAACGCATCTTCAAGGTGATCCTGGCGCTGATGGTGCTGACGTTCGTGGTCGGCATCGCGCTCGTCGGGATCAACTGGGGCGAGCTGGCCAAGGGCTTCGCGTTCGAGCTGCCGCCCCAGCAGGGCCTCTTCGACTCCGGCCTCGTCGCCTCCAGCCTCGTGCTCGCCACGCTCGGCTCGATGGCCAACCTCTTCTACCCCGAGTTCCTGCGCGAGAAGGGCTGGACCACGCCGGCCCACCGCCGGGTGCAGCAGTACGACCTGCTGTTCGGCACGGTCGTGGTGCTGTTCCTCGGCGTCGCGGTCTGGGCGATCGGGGCCGAGGTGCTGTTCGGGAAGCAGGGGGTGAGCGAGGCCGGGGACATCGCAAGCGCCCTCGGCACCGCGGTCGGCCCCGTCGGGCCGTACATCTTCTACCTCGGTCTGCTCGGTGCCGCGTGGACGACGGTGGCCGGCTCGCTCTTCGCGCTGGCCAAGATGGTGGTCGAGGCGCTGCACGTGGTGCGGCCGGCCCGTGCCGAGCGCTTCGCCGGCACCCGCGCCGCAGACCCCGCCTACCGCTGGGTGATCGTCTGGGGACTGCTCGCCGTCGTCTGGTCACTGCCGCACGCGCCCGGCTTCGTGGCGCTCGTCGTGGTGTCCCACGTCCTGACGTCGCCGTTCCTGCTCCTGATCGTGTTCGCCCTCATCGTCATGCTCAACCGCGAGGACATCATGGGCCGGTACACGAACAGCTGGAAGGAGAACGCCGGGCTCGGGCTCGTCGCCGTGTTCGTCGCGGTCGCCGCCGTGCAGGGGATCGGCAAGGCTGTGGGTGAGCTGTTCTCGTGA
- a CDS encoding GntR family transcriptional regulator, with protein sequence MVHDEAAVLPPLGRSTTRSDLVAASIKSAILSGRLRPDEVLVERRLADLLGVSKTPVREALIALTSSGLLTPTRNRGVAVRRLRPEDVQQVYEMRLLVEPWAAGQVAGTGTFDAPEAHRALDDAARFVEADDHAGLSLANRRFHRSIYSTCANELVVRSLDDLQDLTALGTVSLLWEQWPTWRAELEEHRAILAAVQERRAADAEAMMRGHIQRSITRLREERARTEAG encoded by the coding sequence ATGGTGCACGACGAGGCGGCCGTGCTGCCGCCGCTGGGCCGCTCGACCACGCGGTCGGACCTGGTGGCCGCGTCGATCAAGTCCGCGATCCTCTCCGGACGGCTCCGGCCGGACGAGGTGCTCGTCGAGCGCCGGCTCGCCGATCTCCTCGGCGTCTCCAAGACCCCCGTTCGCGAGGCGCTGATCGCGCTGACCTCCTCCGGTCTGCTCACGCCCACCCGCAACCGCGGCGTCGCCGTGCGGCGCCTGCGCCCGGAGGACGTGCAGCAGGTCTACGAGATGCGGCTGCTCGTGGAACCGTGGGCCGCGGGCCAGGTGGCCGGGACGGGCACGTTCGACGCGCCCGAGGCACACCGGGCGCTCGACGACGCGGCGCGCTTCGTCGAGGCCGACGACCACGCCGGCCTGAGCCTCGCCAACCGGCGTTTCCACCGCAGCATCTACTCGACGTGCGCCAACGAGCTGGTGGTCCGCTCGCTCGACGACCTGCAGGACCTCACCGCGCTCGGCACGGTGAGCCTGCTGTGGGAGCAGTGGCCGACCTGGCGCGCCGAGCTGGAGGAGCACCGCGCGATCCTCGCCGCGGTCCAGGAGCGCCGGGCCGCCGACGCGGAGGCGATGATGCGCGGCCACATCCAGCGCTCGATCACCCGGCTCCGGGAGGAGCGGGCGCGCACCGAGGCGGGTTAG